In Brettanomyces bruxellensis chromosome 8, complete sequence, a genomic segment contains:
- a CDS encoding uncharacterized protein (MEROPS:MER0061068~BUSCO:EOG092649QJ) has translation MLEIDLGHPADYHVHLRQGEMTAAVTPAVRKGGMSIAYVMPNLTPPVTDIERVQKYKAELQRISPKTTFLMTFYLSKVLTPEVVYKAAKLGAIQGIKCYPAGVTTNSGAGIDPSDFSRFYPIFKVMQDTGLVLNLHGERPSIQSEGINVINAEPKFLPALFAIHRDFPRLRIVLEHCTTRAAIHAISEINKDLKKGEIPTVVGSITAHHLFLTIDDWTGNPVNYCKPVAKFAEDRDALVRAATSGKSYFIFGSDSAPHEISKKCTFNKIAAGVYTQPYVLSYLAELFERNGKLDMLKNFVSKFGSRFYGMDDESKLACKDRCYLVKKPVQIPEKLCYNGIELTIFRPCKELSWSVEWR, from the coding sequence ATGTTAGAAATAGACCTTGGGCATCCAGCAGATTATCACGTGCATCTCCGGCAGGGTGAAATGACTGCTGCTGTGACTCCTGCAGTTAGAAAAGGAGGAATGTCGATAGCCTATGTGATGCCAAATTTAACACCCCCAGTTACTGATATTGAGAGAGTCCAGAAGTACAAGGCAGAGCTTCAGCGAATTTCTCCAAAGACGACATTCCTGATGACATTTTATCTATCGAAAGTATTGACTCCGGAGGTAGTTTATAAAGCTGCTAAACTGGGTGCTATTCAGGGTATTAAATGCTATCCAGCAGGCGTTACTACGAACTCTGGCGCGGGAATCGATCCTAGTGACTTCTCTCGCTTCTACCCAATCTTCAAAGTGATGCAGGACACCGGATTGGTGCTCAATCTTCATGGTGAACGACCATCCATTCAAAGTGAAGGTATCAATGTGATTAACGCAGAGCCAAAATTTCTTCCTGCCTTGTTTGCCATTCATCGTGACTTTCCTCGCCTTAGAATCGTCTTGGAGCATTGTACAACAAGGGCTGCAATTCATGCTATAAGTGAAATCAACAAGGACttgaaaaaaggagaaattcCTACTGTTGTTGGTTCAATAACGGCACATCACCTATTTCTAACAATCGATGACTGGACGGGGAACCCTGTGAATTATTGCAAGCCTGTTGCTAAGTTTGCCGAAGATCGTGATGCTCTTGTTAGGGCTGCAACCTCAGGAAAGTCATACTTCATATTTGGCTCCGACTCTGCACCCCATGAAATATCGAAGAAGTGTACATTCAATAAGATAGCTGCTGGTGTTTACACCCAGCCATACGTGCTTTCATATCTAGCGGAGctatttgaaagaaatggCAAGCTCGATATGCTGAAAAACTTTGTTTCCAAGTTTGGAAGCAGGTTCTATGGCATGGATGACGAATCAAAGCTAGCATGCAAAGATAGATGTTACTTGGTGAAGAAGCCGGTTCAGATTCCCGAGAAGTTATGCTACAATGGAATTGAGTTGACAATTTTCAGGCCGTGTAAAGAACTTTCATGGTCCGTGGAATGGCGCTGA